From the genome of Dehalococcoidales bacterium:
TACCATTCAGTTAATAAGCTACTTGATGCTCTTAGTAATTTCTTTTGCCCAGGCGGCGGCGCGCTCCAACTCCCCCTCTTTCAGTGGACCCTTTGTGCCCTTGACGAAGAAACCTGCAGGGCGCAAAACAAGATTACCACCCTTTCTTTTCAGGGTGCTGGCGATTCTTCCGGCGGCATAGCCGAAGATTTTAACCCATCTCGCCGAGAGTCTGGTATCGAACGTCGCGACACTGATACCCTTAATCGCAGTCCCTTTAATCATATCCAGGAAGGTTCGAGCCGCTGGTGTCGCTCTGCCCCCGTATGTTGGAGCACCGACAATGAGGAGGTCAATCGATTCCAGGTCGGAAGGGTCCACTGCATCGGCTCGAAGCACCTTAACATCGTCGGTAATGGCATCGCCAATCGCCCTGGCAATTTGCTCCGTATTCCCATAGACCGAGTCATAGACTATTAATGCTTTCATTACATACCTCCGAATTAGTATATAGTGTACGACCTATTGCTGAAAGCTACAAGTTGTTTTCAGCAGAATGGTATTTTAGTATACGAAGAATAATTCGAGATGAGAGTATTTTATCAGGAGCGTCCTGCTCTAGCTTAATTATACGCATCGCTGGGCAAACATCCCGACGTTTGTTAGTAGATTTGTGGCATAGCAGTTTTCAGGGGAGAGGGTCATCTGGCCTCTATGTGACAACGATATCGTTTAGGTAATCTTTAGATGGCCTGCGTAAATTTCAGGACTTCTTTAGTCTCCCTGCAATAGCATTGTACGGGGAGAAACTATTCGTAATCATGGACAGATTGAGGCGCTTCATGCATAAGCCGCGCGTCCGCTGGTTGTCGAAGCGAGGCCGCTACTCAAGAGGCATCCTCGTCGCTCTTGCCATTGGCGCGGCACTCGGTTTGATGTCTCATTTCAATCTGCTCTACGGGGCCCAATTGAAGAGCGGCGACCTCCTGTTTGGGTCGGCGTACCTGCAATCACCAAGACAAGCGGGCGAGATTGTCATCGTTGCCATTGATGATAGAAGCCTGGGTCAGCTTGGGCACTACTCTTCATGGTCACGGTCCTATCACGCGGAGGTGGCAGATGTACTCAGCAGCGCCGGTGCCAGGGTGATAGCCTTTGATGTTCTCTTCTCCGAACCGGCATCCGACGATGAAGTATTTGCAGCGTCTATTCGTAATGCTGGAAACGTAGTCATACCGCTTGCCTATGCTTCCACCACCAACAAGTTAACGGCCACAGGGACGATAGTTTTTCAGGATATCCTGAATCCGATACGGATTCTTCAAGAGAGTGCCGTTGCCGTTGGGCATGCCAACATTATTCCCGACGAAGATGGGGTTATGCGAAGACTGCCTATTACAATATCCGGAGGGACCGACCCCACCCCGGCGCTATCATTGACTGTTGTGGCCAGTTACCTTCGCCGGCCCCAGGTCATCGAATCTGCTATCGAGGACGACGTGCTGACTTTCGCAGGCCGGTCAATTCCGCTCGATAGTTCCGGAAACATGCTGATTAACTATACCTGTGACTCAGTTGCTCCGATGAGCTTTAAGACTGTCTCCTATGCTGATGTGCTTACCGGCAATGTTGAGCCAGACATATTTCAGGACAAGATTGTGATGATTGGTGCCACGGCAGTCGGACTTGGCGATACATTCTGGACACCCGCAGGGCGAATAATGAGTGGCGTGGAGATACATGCTACTGCGGTCGATACTATCCTGACTGCCAATTTCCTGAAGCCGGTTCCTGCCACTGCTACCGCTGCGTCGATTATGGTGTTGGCCTTTCTTTGCGGCCTTATGGTACTGAGGTTCAGGACGGTATGGTCTACCCTTGGATGTGTGTTACTCGGCATTGGGTACTACCTGTTCGCTTTTACGTTATTTGACAAGGGTGCCGTCATGAACACACTGTACCCGCCGCTGACTATTCTGGGTACGTTTGTGGGTGTGAATCTTTATAATATCGTCGTTGAAAGGCGTGAGAAAACAGAGATGGCGAAGACCTTCGGTCGCTATATCTCCGCCCCGGTAGTAGATAACGTTCTGACGGCATTAAGGGAGGGTGAACTGAAACTGGGTGGCGAGGAGCGCGAGATTACTGTACTCTTTGCCGATGTTCGTGGCTTCACCGGTATCACCGAGAGGACGCCGGTGGTGGAACTGGTTAAGACGCTGAACCGCTATTTATCGGTGATTATCGAGGCTACCCTCAAACATGACGGTATGGTGAACAAACTAGGCGGTGATAGCATCATGGCCGTCTGGAATGCTCCGATAGAGCTCAAGGATCATGCGATACTGGCTGTAAGAACGGCTATCTGTGCCTTGCGTGACATCAGGGAGTTGCAGGAACGCGAACCTGAACTTCCAAAGATGGACTTTGGCATCGGTATCAATACAGGGAAAGTAGTAGCAGGCAACATGGGGTCAGTAAACCGACTGGAATATTCCGTGATTGGCGATGCTGTAAACACCGCTGCCAGGCTAACTGATATTGCACCGGGTGGGGAGATATGGATTGGAAGCAATAGCCATGATCTTGTGAAAGGTAGCATTGCTACAGAGTCGTTGCCACCACTTGCTT
Proteins encoded in this window:
- a CDS encoding flavodoxin family protein, translating into MKALIVYDSVYGNTEQIARAIGDAITDDVKVLRADAVDPSDLESIDLLIVGAPTYGGRATPAARTFLDMIKGTAIKGISVATFDTRLSARWVKIFGYAAGRIASTLKRKGGNLVLRPAGFFVKGTKGPLKEGELERAAAWAKEITKSIK
- a CDS encoding adenylate/guanylate cyclase domain-containing protein → MDRLRRFMHKPRVRWLSKRGRYSRGILVALAIGAALGLMSHFNLLYGAQLKSGDLLFGSAYLQSPRQAGEIVIVAIDDRSLGQLGHYSSWSRSYHAEVADVLSSAGARVIAFDVLFSEPASDDEVFAASIRNAGNVVIPLAYASTTNKLTATGTIVFQDILNPIRILQESAVAVGHANIIPDEDGVMRRLPITISGGTDPTPALSLTVVASYLRRPQVIESAIEDDVLTFAGRSIPLDSSGNMLINYTCDSVAPMSFKTVSYADVLTGNVEPDIFQDKIVMIGATAVGLGDTFWTPAGRIMSGVEIHATAVDTILTANFLKPVPATATAASIMVLAFLCGLMVLRFRTVWSTLGCVLLGIGYYLFAFTLFDKGAVMNTLYPPLTILGTFVGVNLYNIVVERREKTEMAKTFGRYISAPVVDNVLTALREGELKLGGEEREITVLFADVRGFTGITERTPVVELVKTLNRYLSVIIEATLKHDGMVNKLGGDSIMAVWNAPIELKDHAILAVRTAICALRDIRELQEREPELPKMDFGIGINTGKVVAGNMGSVNRLEYSVIGDAVNTAARLTDIAPGGEIWIGSNSHDLVKGSIATESLPPLALRGKREPVHAYRVVDCYDLRDDSQNSRILVATG